The following proteins are co-located in the Sporosarcina pasteurii genome:
- a CDS encoding ABC transporter substrate-binding protein, with protein sequence MTKWFKSGWLIPLFALVLVLGACSSKETGKSPVNNDPQDTSEAAHPSGDLAPLEKREKVVIAEDGAASGAGFYIATEKGYFEDYNIEVEFAQFSNSDEMLPALAAGEVDIAGGVSTASFFNAIAQGIDVKIIADKGHNVPGKSYFTFVIGNHMVDEIKDYADFRGKRIAVSSHNSIDEYIFEEMIKHAGLTKDDVEFVLMSDFGSMLGAIDGETIDAALNIEPLITQGIENGFHVRFGDATDYAPESQIALVLGSPNFMNVEKDVSLRFMAAYLKGVRDYNDAFIKDINKDEIIEIMTKHTAMKDPELWEKVHVTGLDPDGKMFIDDIIRQYDAYKENGAIRGDVDFDKAIDTSITEEAVEIIGEYEH encoded by the coding sequence ATGACGAAGTGGTTTAAAAGCGGATGGCTCATTCCACTTTTCGCGTTAGTCCTCGTATTAGGCGCTTGTTCTTCAAAGGAAACCGGGAAGTCGCCGGTGAACAATGACCCACAAGATACCTCAGAAGCAGCGCATCCCTCCGGAGATTTAGCGCCACTTGAGAAGCGTGAAAAGGTTGTCATTGCTGAAGATGGAGCGGCCTCAGGAGCAGGCTTCTATATCGCTACTGAGAAGGGATATTTCGAAGACTATAATATTGAAGTGGAGTTTGCACAGTTTAGCAACAGTGATGAAATGTTACCAGCGCTTGCAGCAGGTGAAGTGGATATTGCAGGTGGCGTATCAACAGCTTCTTTCTTTAATGCGATTGCGCAAGGGATTGACGTCAAAATTATTGCAGATAAAGGTCATAATGTTCCAGGAAAATCTTATTTTACTTTCGTGATCGGTAATCATATGGTTGATGAAATAAAAGACTATGCAGATTTTAGGGGTAAGAGAATTGCCGTTTCTTCTCATAATTCAATCGATGAATACATTTTTGAAGAGATGATTAAACATGCGGGGCTTACAAAAGATGATGTTGAATTTGTCCTCATGAGTGATTTTGGTAGTATGCTTGGTGCAATTGATGGGGAGACGATTGATGCCGCGCTGAATATTGAACCACTTATTACGCAAGGTATTGAAAACGGCTTTCATGTTCGATTTGGAGATGCAACAGATTATGCACCTGAATCACAAATTGCATTGGTGCTAGGTTCGCCTAACTTTATGAATGTAGAAAAAGACGTTTCGCTTCGTTTTATGGCAGCCTACTTAAAGGGTGTTCGCGATTATAACGATGCCTTTATCAAAGATATAAACAAAGATGAGATTATAGAAATTATGACTAAACATACAGCTATGAAGGATCCTGAGTTGTGGGAAAAGGTGCATGTGACAGGATTAGATCCTGATGGAAAAATGTTTATAGATGATATTATTAGACAATACGATGCGTATAAGGAAAATGGCGCAATTCGTGGAGATGTTGACTTTGACAAAGCAATCGATACATCGATTACTGAAGAAGCAGTTGAAATAATAGGGGAATATGAACATTAA
- a CDS encoding multidrug resistance efflux transporter family protein — MREIGIGVLSSIFFAVTFILNRSMELSGGSWLWSSSLRFFFMLPFLLAIVYYRKGFQPIKKEVRQQTVPIFLWSIVAFVLFYAPLTYAAAFSPGWLVAGTWQLTIVAGVLLTPFFMLIIQTEHGIRKVRHKIPLVSLSITFIILIGVVLIQIPHAQTVTGKTLLFGVLPIVFAAFAYPLGNRKMMELLGGRLDTFQRVLMMTMMTIPIWVVIAVIALITVGPPSLSQLIQSFIVGVSSGVIATTLFFMATDRVRNDQGKLAAVEATQSTQLIFVILGEMSILGIALPTPIALIGIVIIIIGMSLHSFHAAYGHSNMIFNKQKS; from the coding sequence TTGAGGGAAATCGGTATTGGGGTCCTTTCTTCTATCTTTTTTGCAGTCACGTTTATTTTAAATCGATCTATGGAATTATCAGGAGGGAGCTGGTTATGGAGCTCCTCCCTCCGCTTCTTTTTTATGTTGCCATTTTTATTGGCGATTGTTTATTATCGAAAAGGTTTCCAACCAATAAAAAAGGAAGTGCGTCAACAAACAGTACCCATTTTTCTTTGGAGCATTGTTGCTTTTGTATTATTTTATGCACCGCTAACGTATGCCGCCGCTTTCAGTCCCGGATGGTTAGTAGCCGGAACGTGGCAATTAACGATTGTCGCTGGTGTGCTCCTGACACCATTTTTTATGTTAATTATCCAAACTGAACATGGCATACGGAAAGTCCGTCATAAAATACCGCTTGTTTCTTTAAGTATTACGTTCATTATTCTAATTGGCGTCGTGCTCATTCAAATTCCACACGCTCAAACCGTGACCGGCAAGACGTTGCTATTTGGTGTATTGCCGATAGTATTTGCAGCATTTGCTTATCCTTTAGGCAATCGTAAGATGATGGAATTGCTAGGCGGTCGGCTCGATACATTTCAGCGTGTACTTATGATGACGATGATGACAATTCCTATTTGGGTGGTCATAGCCGTAATTGCATTAATCACAGTTGGTCCACCTTCTTTGAGCCAACTTATTCAATCGTTTATCGTCGGAGTTAGTTCAGGCGTTATTGCGACAACCTTATTTTTTATGGCCACCGACCGTGTACGCAATGACCAAGGAAAGTTAGCCGCAGTGGAGGCAACACAGTCCACGCAGTTAATTTTTGTTATTCTCGGCGAAATGTCCATTCTTGGGATTGCCCTTCCAACACCTATTGCCTTAATCGGTATAGTTATCATTATTATTGGCATGTCCTTACATAGCTTTCATGCCGCGTATGGTCATTCCAATATGATATTCAACAAGCAAAAAAGCTAG
- the pepT gene encoding peptidase T has protein sequence MKEKLIERLVRYAKIDTQSDFNSTECPTTPGQWDLLHVLQKELEEVGLEEITLDENGYLFATLPANTDKEVPTIGFLAHVDTATDYTGKNVKPQRIDNYDGKDVQLNEDTVMAVSEFPELKNYVGHTLITTDGTTLLGADNKAGIAEIVTAMEYLLANPEIKHGKIRIAFTPDEEIGRGPHKFDVEQFGAKFAYTMDGGPLGELQYESFNAAGAEVKFHGTSVHPGSAKDKMVNSILLANEFQNAMPADEIPQKTDGYEGFVHLMQFEGDVEESTLRYIIRYFDHETFKNRKQLMLDTAATLQDKYGKHTLEIKVEDQYYNMREKIEPVMEIVDIVSDAFKKLAIEPNIVPIRGGTDGSQLSYMGMPTPNIFTGGENYHGKYEYISADNMVLATKVIIETVQLFEGRA, from the coding sequence ATGAAAGAAAAATTAATTGAAAGACTTGTCCGTTACGCAAAAATAGATACACAATCAGACTTTAATAGTACGGAGTGTCCAACAACGCCAGGACAATGGGATTTGCTTCATGTTTTACAAAAGGAACTTGAAGAGGTTGGATTAGAAGAAATTACGCTTGATGAAAATGGGTATTTATTCGCAACACTCCCTGCCAATACAGACAAAGAAGTTCCAACGATTGGATTTCTTGCACATGTAGATACAGCAACGGATTACACAGGGAAAAACGTGAAACCACAACGGATTGATAACTACGATGGGAAAGATGTTCAGTTGAATGAAGACACAGTGATGGCTGTCAGTGAGTTTCCTGAATTAAAGAACTATGTAGGACATACATTAATTACAACTGACGGGACGACACTTCTTGGTGCGGATAATAAAGCGGGGATTGCGGAAATTGTTACAGCAATGGAATATTTACTTGCAAATCCTGAGATTAAACACGGGAAAATTCGCATTGCCTTTACACCAGATGAGGAGATTGGTCGCGGCCCTCATAAATTTGACGTTGAACAATTTGGTGCCAAGTTTGCTTACACGATGGACGGAGGCCCGTTAGGTGAGCTGCAATATGAAAGCTTCAATGCGGCTGGCGCCGAAGTGAAATTCCACGGAACAAGTGTGCATCCAGGTTCTGCAAAAGACAAAATGGTCAACTCAATCTTACTTGCGAATGAGTTCCAAAACGCGATGCCTGCGGATGAAATTCCACAAAAGACGGATGGCTATGAAGGTTTTGTGCATTTAATGCAGTTCGAAGGTGACGTTGAGGAATCAACACTTCGATATATTATTCGTTATTTTGACCACGAGACTTTTAAAAATCGAAAACAACTTATGCTCGATACGGCAGCAACTTTACAGGATAAATACGGTAAGCATACATTAGAAATCAAAGTTGAAGACCAATATTATAATATGCGAGAAAAAATTGAACCTGTCATGGAAATTGTCGACATTGTTTCAGATGCGTTCAAAAAACTAGCTATTGAACCAAATATCGTACCAATTCGAGGTGGAACAGACGGCTCACAGCTTTCTTACATGGGCATGCCAACACCAAATATCTTTACGGGTGGCGAAAATTACCACGGCAAATATGAATATATTTCGGCCGATAACATGGTACTTGCGACGAAAGTCATTATCGAAACTGTACAGCTTTTTGAAGGACGTGCGTAA
- a CDS encoding DUF2187 family protein, which translates to MAFPRKERPISDFVAARKVDEKISFVRNNHEVSGIIYKILENSVIVQLSNEDADLIGAASNLTVVSHKNYSVVE; encoded by the coding sequence ATGGCTTTTCCACGTAAGGAAAGACCAATATCGGATTTTGTTGCAGCACGCAAAGTCGATGAAAAAATTTCATTTGTTCGTAATAACCATGAAGTCAGTGGAATAATTTACAAGATTCTAGAAAACTCTGTAATTGTTCAACTATCTAATGAGGATGCTGATTTAATTGGAGCTGCCTCAAATCTTACAGTTGTATCCCATAAGAATTATTCAGTAGTCGAGTAA
- a CDS encoding sodium/proline symporter has protein sequence MSLDGIIFIVYLGVLLSIGLWFSRKSSESTEQYLLGGRSLGPAVTAMTMQTTAMSGFMFMGAPAMAFQYGWYAVWYAIGDAGGSIVNLSVLGKRMRRMSEKLGALSPIEYLEKRFESASVRVVGSVISIVFLFGYVCAQFIAAGKAMSTLTGFPYEASLIIGISVILIYTVAGGYLAVAYTSFVQGMIMVLGVVGIGILAYFHVGGLSGLNASLAAIDTSYLSIWGKDLAFYGQWGVVLGAILIYSIGYMGLPHVVVRHMSMKSTKTVKGAVLIGAIWNQFFIFVPYILGLIGIILLPTIADPEMVITELAYTLFPGIFAALLLSAIMSAVMSTADSILMQAGSILSRDIYQRFINKDASQKTMVLVSRLCILAGGIVGVIVAIYEPPSIFALVVFAFGTLGNTFLVPYVASVYSKKANAMGCLFAMIGGATTNIVWTSMSLEGPTGFHPFLAGLLVSIAGMIIGSQFGSEPSQDIQEIFEESRKKRTFSSGFDKNIARDLAPEASQISKLLAEESSSYKDNYS, from the coding sequence ATGAGCTTGGATGGAATCATTTTTATCGTCTATTTAGGGGTTCTCTTAAGTATTGGTCTTTGGTTTTCACGTAAATCATCTGAGTCAACTGAGCAATATCTACTCGGGGGCAGATCACTTGGTCCAGCGGTAACCGCCATGACGATGCAAACAACAGCAATGAGTGGATTTATGTTTATGGGTGCACCAGCGATGGCTTTTCAATATGGTTGGTATGCTGTTTGGTACGCCATTGGAGATGCAGGGGGTTCAATCGTCAATCTTTCTGTGTTAGGGAAGCGGATGAGACGCATGTCTGAAAAGTTGGGAGCGCTTTCACCGATAGAATACTTAGAAAAAAGATTTGAAAGTGCGAGCGTTCGCGTCGTTGGATCCGTTATTTCTATCGTTTTTCTATTCGGCTATGTTTGTGCTCAGTTTATTGCTGCAGGTAAAGCGATGTCGACGCTCACTGGTTTTCCATATGAAGCGTCGTTGATTATTGGGATAAGCGTAATTTTAATCTATACAGTAGCAGGCGGTTATTTAGCTGTTGCTTACACGTCTTTTGTCCAAGGGATGATCATGGTTTTAGGTGTTGTGGGTATTGGAATACTAGCCTATTTTCATGTAGGCGGATTATCAGGACTAAACGCTTCTTTAGCGGCAATTGATACATCGTACTTAAGTATTTGGGGGAAGGATTTAGCTTTCTATGGTCAATGGGGAGTTGTGTTAGGTGCGATTTTGATTTATTCCATCGGCTACATGGGGTTGCCTCACGTTGTTGTTAGACATATGTCTATGAAAAGTACAAAGACGGTTAAAGGTGCCGTCCTAATCGGTGCGATTTGGAACCAGTTCTTTATTTTCGTGCCGTATATTTTAGGGCTGATTGGAATTATATTACTACCGACAATTGCAGACCCAGAAATGGTGATTACAGAGTTAGCCTATACACTGTTCCCAGGGATTTTTGCGGCACTTCTATTATCTGCAATTATGTCTGCGGTTATGTCTACTGCAGATTCGATATTAATGCAAGCGGGCTCTATTTTATCTAGAGATATTTACCAACGGTTTATTAATAAAGATGCGAGTCAAAAAACAATGGTACTCGTATCGAGACTTTGTATTTTAGCGGGTGGGATTGTGGGCGTAATCGTTGCTATTTATGAGCCACCTTCAATTTTTGCACTAGTCGTTTTTGCTTTTGGAACATTAGGAAATACGTTTCTCGTTCCTTACGTTGCCTCTGTTTATTCTAAAAAAGCAAATGCGATGGGTTGTTTATTTGCAATGATAGGCGGAGCAACGACCAATATTGTTTGGACATCGATGAGTTTAGAAGGCCCAACTGGTTTTCATCCATTTTTGGCAGGTTTACTCGTATCGATTGCGGGGATGATTATAGGCAGTCAATTTGGCAGTGAACCGTCTCAAGATATTCAAGAAATCTTTGAGGAATCCAGAAAGAAACGTACATTTTCAAGTGGCTTTGACAAAAACATTGCGCGCGATCTTGCACCGGAAGCAAGTCAGATTTCTAAACTTTTAGCGGAAGAAAGTAGCTCTTATAAGGACAATTACTCATGA
- a CDS encoding PucR family transcriptional regulator: protein MNELKLTVQDVLQRKSFQCAKVIAGKAGLNRQVKWSHILETKDFESLINGGELILTTGVGLQLDRSSQLLYVKKLIEKEVAAICIEIGPHFSEIPTEIIKLANEHDFPIIAFEEIVKFVDITQDLHTHIINQHHEMLSQLDTLSRKFISLSLTHNGILKILQELHKLFQQNAFFIDKHLKPYYYPSESKEMVGSVHKLIEHELIYTNTQKIISMHGYSYAFMPVRGLGQTWGYLCLRFSEPYAEDFLFLLLDRAALSIAQILLRNRTIEERKQNMEDELVRNLLNGRSCDEADLHTYLPTPSKNMYYRIFVIQLNTHDMNINEEDWEEIKLQRSMTIRALFKQNGFFPAVSVRKNETAVIASFLSTEQLCGETDRFTQIIKEINRVAKNNFSDENICTFGISAVYQNNSDVMTGYDEARKVIALQETEITNTYFYESLGVYRLLLILKESNHLETYVKEYLSPVIDYDRETDSNLFETLAVYLECSGSKKETSERLFIVRQTLYHRLERLETLIGKDFMKPPNRLAYEVAIKAHELLKNDSKPN from the coding sequence GTGAATGAGTTAAAGTTAACCGTACAAGATGTACTACAACGTAAATCGTTTCAATGTGCAAAAGTTATCGCTGGAAAAGCCGGTTTAAATCGGCAAGTGAAATGGTCACATATATTAGAAACAAAAGATTTCGAATCACTTATTAACGGTGGGGAACTTATTTTAACAACTGGAGTGGGGCTGCAACTTGACCGTTCCTCTCAACTACTCTACGTGAAAAAACTCATCGAAAAAGAAGTAGCTGCAATTTGTATAGAAATAGGTCCTCATTTTTCAGAAATCCCAACTGAAATTATTAAACTAGCAAATGAACATGATTTTCCGATTATTGCTTTCGAAGAAATTGTTAAATTTGTCGACATTACACAAGATTTGCATACACATATCATCAATCAACACCATGAAATGCTCTCACAACTTGATACACTATCCCGTAAATTTATTTCACTGTCATTGACGCACAATGGGATTTTGAAAATACTTCAAGAACTCCATAAACTTTTCCAACAAAATGCCTTTTTTATTGATAAACACTTAAAACCTTATTATTATCCTTCGGAAAGTAAAGAAATGGTAGGGTCTGTTCACAAACTTATCGAACATGAGCTTATCTATACGAACACACAAAAAATTATCTCGATGCATGGGTATTCCTATGCTTTTATGCCAGTCCGAGGTCTTGGACAAACATGGGGATATTTATGTTTGCGGTTTTCTGAACCTTATGCTGAAGACTTTTTATTTCTTTTATTGGATCGTGCTGCACTTAGCATTGCTCAAATTTTGCTTCGTAATCGTACAATAGAAGAGCGTAAACAAAACATGGAAGATGAACTAGTTCGAAATTTACTAAATGGACGATCCTGTGATGAAGCTGACTTACACACGTATTTGCCTACACCCAGCAAAAATATGTATTATCGTATCTTTGTCATTCAGTTAAACACGCATGATATGAACATCAACGAAGAAGACTGGGAGGAAATAAAACTCCAAAGATCTATGACGATACGCGCGCTCTTTAAACAAAATGGATTTTTCCCGGCAGTTTCAGTTAGAAAAAATGAAACTGCAGTGATTGCGTCATTTCTTTCAACTGAACAGTTATGCGGGGAAACAGATAGGTTTACGCAAATTATTAAAGAGATTAATCGCGTAGCCAAAAACAATTTTTCCGATGAAAATATATGCACTTTTGGAATTAGCGCTGTTTATCAAAACAACTCAGATGTGATGACAGGTTATGATGAAGCAAGGAAAGTAATAGCACTGCAAGAAACAGAAATTACGAATACCTATTTTTATGAAAGTCTTGGTGTCTATAGACTGCTACTCATATTAAAAGAAAGTAATCACCTTGAGACATACGTTAAAGAATACCTATCACCCGTTATCGATTACGACCGCGAGACAGATAGCAATTTATTCGAAACGCTTGCTGTTTACCTTGAATGCAGTGGTTCAAAGAAAGAAACATCAGAGCGGTTATTTATCGTCAGGCAAACCTTGTACCATCGATTGGAAAGATTAGAGACACTTATTGGAAAAGACTTTATGAAACCGCCGAACCGGTTGGCATATGAAGTTGCGATAAAAGCGCACGAACTATTGAAGAATGATTCTAAACCGAATTAA
- a CDS encoding CoA-acylating methylmalonate-semialdehyde dehydrogenase — translation MSILATEKQTLSNFIGGQWVKSTTTKYEEVPNPATGEIIAEVPISTSEDLEKAVAAAKKAFAKWKKVPSPQRSRILYKYHQLLTENWDELAKLITIENGKNYNEAYGEVLRGIECVEFATGTPSLLMGQQLPDIATDIESGMYRYPLGVVGGITPFNFPMMVPCWMFPLAIASGNTFILKPSERTPLLANRLAELLQEAGLPEGVFNIVHGAHDIVNGILSHPDIPAVSFVGSQPVAEYVYKTGTSHGKRVQALAGAKNHSIVMPDADMDLTVTNIINAAFGSAGERCMACAVVVAVGDIADELVDRLVEEANQMTIGNGLEKGIFLGPVIRDSHKDKTIGYIESGVEEGAKLLRDGRKDESSSEGGYFVGPTIFDHVTKEMKIWKEEIFAPVLSVVRVETLDEAIILANQSEFANGACLYTDSAKAIRQFREEIDAGMLGVNLGVPAPMAFFPFSGYKKSFYGDLHANGKDGIEFYTRKKMLTARH, via the coding sequence TTGAGTATTTTAGCGACTGAAAAGCAAACACTTTCAAATTTTATTGGTGGACAATGGGTAAAGTCAACGACAACTAAGTATGAAGAGGTTCCTAATCCGGCAACAGGAGAAATAATAGCAGAAGTACCAATTTCAACGAGCGAAGATTTAGAGAAAGCGGTGGCGGCGGCGAAAAAAGCATTTGCTAAGTGGAAAAAGGTTCCGTCTCCGCAACGTTCAAGAATTCTATATAAATATCATCAATTATTAACAGAGAACTGGGATGAGCTTGCGAAGCTCATTACAATAGAAAATGGTAAAAATTATAATGAAGCATACGGTGAAGTGCTTAGAGGCATTGAATGTGTTGAATTTGCAACAGGTACACCATCTCTCCTAATGGGACAACAACTGCCAGATATTGCGACTGATATCGAATCAGGGATGTATCGTTATCCGTTAGGGGTAGTCGGTGGAATTACACCATTTAACTTCCCAATGATGGTTCCTTGTTGGATGTTCCCACTCGCAATTGCAAGTGGAAATACATTTATATTGAAGCCATCAGAAAGAACACCGCTTTTGGCGAATCGATTGGCTGAGCTGTTGCAAGAAGCTGGATTACCAGAAGGGGTATTTAACATTGTGCATGGTGCACATGATATCGTTAACGGGATTTTAAGTCATCCGGATATCCCGGCGGTATCTTTTGTCGGCTCACAGCCTGTTGCAGAATATGTTTATAAAACGGGTACATCACATGGTAAACGGGTGCAAGCACTCGCGGGGGCAAAAAATCATTCAATTGTTATGCCTGACGCGGATATGGATTTAACAGTAACGAATATCATTAACGCAGCATTTGGTTCTGCAGGTGAAAGATGTATGGCTTGTGCGGTAGTTGTTGCGGTTGGTGATATTGCAGATGAACTCGTCGATAGATTAGTAGAAGAGGCGAATCAAATGACGATTGGAAATGGGCTAGAGAAAGGCATATTCCTTGGTCCTGTTATTAGAGATTCCCATAAGGATAAAACGATAGGGTATATCGAGTCTGGAGTAGAAGAAGGTGCAAAACTATTACGCGACGGACGTAAAGATGAATCTTCTTCGGAAGGCGGATATTTCGTCGGGCCCACGATTTTCGATCATGTTACGAAGGAAATGAAGATATGGAAAGAGGAGATTTTTGCACCGGTTTTATCGGTTGTAAGAGTTGAAACATTGGACGAAGCGATTATCTTGGCCAATCAGTCAGAATTTGCAAATGGCGCTTGTTTATATACAGACAGTGCAAAGGCGATTCGCCAATTTAGAGAAGAAATTGATGCGGGTATGCTTGGAGTCAACCTAGGGGTTCCTGCGCCGATGGCATTTTTCCCATTCTCTGGGTATAAAAAATCTTTTTATGGTGACCTCCATGCAAATGGAAAAGACGGCATTGAGTTCTACACAAGAAAGAAAATGTTAACAGCACGCCATTAA
- a CDS encoding aspartate aminotransferase family protein — MTIVETGTESLVKKDRENVWHHISAYNEKNPPMVWESAEGAWITDHEGNRYLDGMSGLWAVNVGYGREELAEVAYEQLKKMPYVPMTQSHEPAILLAEKLNELLGDDYKIIYSNSGSDANEVAFKLARQYHQQNGEPSRYKFISRYRAYHGSSMGALAATGQALRKYKYEPLAPGFLHVAPPDNYRRPAGQSVEEYNIQRAEEFEQKIIWEQKETIAGIIMEPIITGGGVLVPHPIYLEKVQEICNRHGVLLIIDEVICGFGRTGKAFGHQHYKLKPDIVTMAKGLTSAYLPLSVTAVRKEIYEKFDTGEENSHLRHINTFGGNPAACALALKNIEIMERENLFDRSVELGNRLQNELAELKDHPNVGEIRGLGFLLGIEVVENKETREPASNERIAKLMGDCKANGLIVGRNGDTVAGFNNVIALSPPLSCTDEDVDFIVNVIKKVFNENK, encoded by the coding sequence ATGACAATTGTAGAAACTGGAACAGAATCGTTGGTTAAGAAAGACCGTGAAAACGTTTGGCACCATATTTCTGCTTATAACGAAAAGAATCCTCCAATGGTTTGGGAAAGTGCAGAAGGGGCATGGATTACAGACCATGAAGGAAATCGTTATCTGGACGGAATGTCAGGTCTCTGGGCGGTTAATGTTGGCTATGGACGAGAGGAATTGGCGGAGGTTGCCTATGAACAGTTAAAGAAAATGCCCTACGTACCGATGACACAAAGTCATGAGCCTGCAATTTTGTTGGCGGAAAAGTTAAATGAATTACTTGGGGATGATTATAAAATCATTTACTCCAATAGTGGGTCGGATGCGAATGAGGTTGCCTTTAAACTAGCGAGACAATATCATCAACAAAATGGTGAGCCATCGCGCTATAAGTTTATCTCTCGTTATCGTGCATACCATGGAAGTTCTATGGGGGCATTAGCGGCGACTGGTCAAGCATTACGCAAATATAAATATGAACCGCTTGCGCCGGGCTTTTTACATGTTGCACCGCCGGATAATTATCGTCGCCCTGCAGGTCAATCTGTAGAAGAGTATAATATTCAACGTGCCGAGGAATTTGAACAGAAAATTATTTGGGAACAAAAAGAGACAATTGCCGGCATTATTATGGAACCAATAATTACAGGTGGTGGGGTTCTTGTTCCACATCCTATTTATCTAGAAAAAGTACAAGAGATTTGTAATCGTCACGGTGTTCTACTCATTATCGATGAAGTGATCTGCGGATTCGGACGAACAGGGAAAGCTTTTGGTCACCAACACTACAAATTAAAACCAGATATCGTTACAATGGCAAAAGGGCTTACGAGCGCTTATTTACCACTATCGGTGACGGCGGTACGAAAAGAAATTTATGAAAAGTTTGATACAGGGGAAGAAAATAGTCACCTTCGCCATATTAATACATTTGGTGGAAACCCCGCAGCTTGTGCCCTAGCACTGAAAAATATCGAAATTATGGAGCGAGAAAATTTATTTGATCGTTCAGTTGAGCTCGGGAATCGATTGCAAAATGAATTGGCTGAATTGAAGGATCACCCTAACGTTGGGGAAATCCGTGGACTCGGATTTTTACTTGGGATTGAAGTTGTCGAAAACAAAGAGACCCGTGAACCAGCATCAAATGAACGCATTGCAAAGCTTATGGGAGATTGTAAGGCGAATGGGTTAATTGTTGGTAGGAACGGCGATACAGTTGCAGGTTTTAATAATGTTATCGCCCTAAGTCCGCCTCTTTCATGTACAGATGAAGATGTAGATTTTATCGTTAACGTTATAAAAAAGGTATTTAATGAAAATAAGTAA
- a CDS encoding metal-sensitive transcriptional regulator, with the protein MEYDDKVKNRLKRIEGQIKGILRMMEENKDCKDVITQLSASRTAIDRTIGVIVSANLVECIRQMEDSETRTQEDIVKEAVDLLVKSR; encoded by the coding sequence ATGGAATACGATGACAAAGTAAAAAATCGATTAAAGAGAATTGAAGGCCAAATCAAAGGGATTTTGCGTATGATGGAAGAAAATAAAGACTGTAAAGATGTAATTACTCAATTATCTGCGTCAAGAACGGCGATTGACCGTACAATAGGCGTCATAGTGAGTGCCAATTTAGTTGAATGTATTCGCCAAATGGAGGATTCAGAAACTAGAACGCAAGAAGACATTGTCAAAGAAGCGGTCGATTTATTAGTGAAAAGTCGATAA
- a CDS encoding DsrE/DsrF/DrsH-like family protein produces MTEKKKTTIVLFSGDYDKAMAAYIIANGAAAYDHEVTIFHTFWGLNALRKDQQVPVKKGFLEKMFGKMMPRGADKMGISKMNFAGMGPKMIKHVINKHNAMTLPQLIDMAQELEVNLVACTMTMDLLGLQQEELLEKIEYAGVAAYLGEAEDGNVNLFI; encoded by the coding sequence GTGACGGAAAAGAAAAAAACAACCATTGTGTTATTTAGCGGCGACTATGATAAAGCAATGGCGGCATATATTATCGCGAACGGTGCTGCTGCGTATGATCATGAAGTAACGATTTTTCATACATTTTGGGGATTAAATGCGCTTAGAAAAGATCAGCAAGTTCCTGTGAAAAAAGGATTTTTGGAAAAAATGTTTGGCAAAATGATGCCGCGTGGTGCTGACAAAATGGGCATTTCTAAAATGAACTTTGCCGGGATGGGTCCGAAAATGATTAAACATGTGATTAACAAGCATAATGCGATGACTCTTCCACAATTAATTGACATGGCACAAGAATTAGAAGTGAATCTTGTTGCATGTACGATGACAATGGATTTACTAGGTCTTCAACAGGAAGAGTTGCTAGAGAAAATTGAATATGCAGGTGTCGCCGCTTATTTAGGTGAAGCCGAAGATGGAAATGTAAACTTATTTATCTAA